In Amycolatopsis sp. EV170708-02-1, the following are encoded in one genomic region:
- a CDS encoding GNAT family N-acetyltransferase, translated as MITIEPLKPEDREAWEHLFRAYIDFYERVAPQEVYDRAWREFRTGERMHALGAHVGGELVGITHFLVHPSTSALTDVCYLQDLFTAPEACGKGVARALIEAVADWARTRDCGRVYWHTKESNATARRLYDRVAVNRGFIQYQLPL; from the coding sequence ATGATCACCATCGAGCCCTTGAAGCCCGAAGACCGCGAAGCCTGGGAACACCTGTTCCGCGCGTACATCGACTTCTACGAACGTGTTGCGCCCCAAGAGGTCTACGACCGCGCCTGGCGTGAGTTCCGGACGGGGGAGCGGATGCATGCGCTCGGTGCCCACGTGGGCGGTGAACTCGTCGGGATCACGCATTTCCTGGTGCATCCCAGTACCTCCGCGCTCACCGACGTCTGTTATCTGCAAGATCTGTTCACCGCGCCGGAAGCCTGCGGCAAAGGGGTCGCGCGGGCACTGATCGAGGCCGTCGCGGACTGGGCCCGCACCCGCGACTGCGGCAGGGTCTACTGGCACACCAAGGAATCCAACGCGACCGCGCGCCGTCTGTACGACCGGGTCGCGGTCAACCGGGGCTTCATCCAGTACCAGTTGCCACTGTGA